In Candidatus Hydrogenedentota bacterium, a single window of DNA contains:
- a CDS encoding HEAT repeat domain-containing protein, whose product MTRSTAIAAFGLVLLSATARAESPTGLESITVPEGFTVELAATPGLSSYPMFMEFDEAGNLYTAESTGSDMKAAAMIANPSFMILRLSDTDKDGVYDSKSVFADKLTFPMGVLCHQGSVYVSAPPDLVRLKDTDQDGVADEREVILTGWNMRNSASLHGPFLGPDGWLYLTHGRHGYDITTKEGERLQGEASRIWRCRPDGTQLERMAGGAFDNPVEIIFTPAGETIGTMTYFRDPAQGQRDALMHWVEGGVFPKPGPSMSEFVRTGPLLPTMTKFARIAPAGLVRFEGAVWGEEYTNNLFSAQFNPHRVQRHKLFRDGATYRTEDSDFLTSSHPDFHPTDVMQDADGSLLVCDTGGWYVDACPVSRISKPEIVGGIYRVRKADATPVADPWGRDLGLGALPVEELVHYLGDERPQVRCQAFSLLIAQGEGAVAPLAELLKLEVEDKKREAEVEAQRKASGVPIDEEEEEEHGGPERLYKPNPALSGGDNIRLQAVWAIGQLGGEDAGYAIRFALRDENPDIRIAAARISGLTGDRDAGPALTNLLFDPEPAVRRQAASSLGSLRAIESVFPLYMAAAHAVDPFETHAITMAAIQMHMDKVAKNLLKHTNPRIQSAAAISLDQMGKELIAVDDVLPLLASRDDSLRETALFIASRHSEWSERLLEQMTGVLRSPSFEPGSASGLRSILLTYATSGPAQEAIAGLLSDAEIDTSRKLFLLEIVEAAPLDKLPEAWISVLGTLIAQGPEELRWPAVGLVQSRNLAEHDAILAQQAADAALPIGYRLHALSTIAGRMPELDPASAELILGVLKDREGDPALRQSAGRILAASHLSDAQLFTIASDILSDADVLTVPNLLKAFNGKQDPAVGQALVASLGSPSFPAHMRTPAILEPVLAAFPEEVRAAAEPLLAQQKAEEEARVAKLLDLEPLAMSGDVGRGRRVFFGEKAACYTCHAIGDEGGHLGPDLTTVGVVRTSHDILESVLFPNASLVQDYETYTVETDWQTYDGIIARQDNDAITLKTGVGEEVRINRSDITSMTPSPISKMPEGLDLAISREELIDLITFLKSLNNDDWLIPVARN is encoded by the coding sequence ATGACCAGAAGTACAGCGATTGCCGCCTTCGGCCTTGTGTTGCTCTCCGCCACCGCGCGGGCCGAGTCCCCCACTGGACTTGAATCCATCACGGTGCCCGAGGGATTCACGGTGGAGCTCGCCGCCACACCGGGCCTCTCGTCCTATCCCATGTTCATGGAATTCGACGAAGCCGGCAACCTTTATACGGCGGAGTCCACCGGCAGCGACATGAAGGCCGCCGCGATGATCGCCAATCCGTCGTTCATGATCCTGCGCCTCTCGGATACGGACAAGGACGGCGTGTACGATTCCAAGAGTGTCTTCGCCGACAAACTGACCTTTCCCATGGGCGTGCTCTGCCACCAGGGCTCGGTCTATGTATCCGCGCCGCCGGATCTGGTCCGCCTGAAAGACACCGATCAGGATGGCGTGGCCGACGAACGGGAAGTCATCCTCACCGGCTGGAACATGCGGAATTCGGCAAGCCTCCACGGCCCCTTCCTCGGCCCCGACGGCTGGCTCTACCTGACCCACGGCCGCCATGGCTACGACATCACCACAAAAGAAGGCGAACGCCTCCAGGGCGAAGCTTCGCGCATCTGGCGTTGCCGCCCCGACGGTACCCAGCTTGAGCGCATGGCGGGCGGCGCTTTCGACAACCCCGTGGAAATCATCTTCACTCCCGCCGGCGAGACCATCGGCACCATGACCTACTTCCGCGACCCCGCTCAGGGTCAGCGCGACGCCCTCATGCACTGGGTGGAAGGTGGTGTTTTCCCCAAACCCGGCCCGAGCATGTCCGAGTTCGTCCGCACCGGCCCGCTGCTCCCCACCATGACCAAATTCGCCCGTATCGCGCCCGCGGGCCTCGTGCGCTTTGAAGGCGCCGTCTGGGGCGAGGAATACACCAACAATCTTTTCAGCGCCCAGTTCAACCCCCACCGCGTGCAGCGCCACAAGCTCTTCCGGGATGGCGCGACCTATCGCACCGAGGACAGCGACTTCCTCACCTCGTCGCATCCTGACTTTCACCCGACGGACGTGATGCAGGACGCCGACGGCAGCCTGCTCGTTTGCGATACCGGCGGCTGGTATGTGGACGCGTGTCCGGTATCCCGCATATCCAAGCCCGAGATTGTGGGCGGTATCTACCGCGTGCGCAAGGCGGACGCGACCCCGGTGGCCGACCCCTGGGGCCGTGACCTCGGGCTTGGCGCCCTGCCGGTCGAGGAGCTTGTTCACTATCTTGGCGATGAACGCCCCCAGGTGCGGTGCCAGGCCTTCAGTTTGCTCATCGCCCAGGGCGAGGGCGCTGTCGCGCCCCTGGCGGAACTGCTGAAGCTGGAGGTGGAAGACAAGAAGCGCGAGGCGGAAGTTGAAGCCCAGCGAAAGGCCTCCGGCGTTCCAATCGACGAGGAGGAGGAAGAGGAGCACGGCGGCCCCGAACGTCTCTACAAGCCCAATCCCGCGCTGAGCGGCGGCGACAACATCCGGCTTCAGGCGGTCTGGGCCATCGGCCAATTGGGCGGCGAGGACGCGGGTTACGCCATCCGCTTTGCACTGCGCGACGAGAATCCCGATATTCGCATCGCCGCGGCACGGATTTCCGGCCTCACGGGGGACCGCGACGCGGGCCCCGCATTGACCAATCTGCTTTTTGATCCGGAGCCCGCCGTGCGCCGCCAGGCCGCGTCCAGCCTCGGTTCGCTCCGCGCCATCGAGTCCGTCTTCCCCTTGTACATGGCGGCCGCCCATGCGGTCGATCCTTTCGAAACCCACGCAATCACGATGGCCGCAATCCAGATGCACATGGATAAAGTTGCGAAGAACCTGTTGAAGCACACCAATCCCAGGATTCAGTCCGCCGCGGCCATAAGTCTCGACCAGATGGGCAAAGAACTCATCGCGGTGGACGATGTGCTGCCCTTGCTCGCCTCGCGGGACGATTCCCTGCGCGAGACGGCGCTGTTCATCGCTTCCCGCCATTCCGAATGGTCGGAGCGCCTGCTGGAGCAAATGACCGGCGTCCTCAGGAGCCCGTCCTTCGAGCCGGGGAGCGCAAGTGGGCTCCGGTCCATCCTGCTGACCTACGCCACGTCCGGACCGGCCCAGGAGGCCATCGCCGGTCTTCTGAGCGACGCTGAAATCGATACGAGCCGCAAACTGTTCCTACTCGAAATCGTAGAGGCCGCCCCGCTGGACAAGTTGCCCGAGGCGTGGATTTCGGTGCTGGGCACGCTTATTGCCCAGGGCCCTGAAGAGCTTCGCTGGCCCGCTGTCGGTCTTGTGCAGAGCCGCAATCTGGCGGAACACGATGCGATTCTCGCGCAGCAGGCGGCGGACGCAGCCCTGCCCATCGGCTACCGACTCCACGCGCTCAGCACCATCGCCGGGCGCATGCCCGAGCTGGATCCCGCATCGGCGGAGTTAATCCTCGGTGTGCTGAAGGACCGGGAGGGCGACCCCGCGCTGCGCCAATCCGCCGGGCGCATTCTCGCGGCGTCTCACCTCAGCGACGCCCAGCTTTTCACCATCGCCTCCGACATCCTGAGCGATGCCGACGTGCTTACCGTGCCAAACCTGCTGAAGGCGTTCAACGGCAAGCAGGATCCCGCCGTGGGTCAGGCGCTCGTGGCGAGCCTGGGCAGCCCCAGCTTCCCGGCCCACATGCGCACCCCCGCCATCCTGGAGCCGGTCCTCGCCGCCTTCCCTGAAGAGGTACGCGCCGCGGCTGAGCCGCTCCTGGCCCAGCAGAAGGCGGAAGAAGAGGCCCGCGTGGCCAAGCTTCTCGATCTCGAGCCCCTGGCCATGTCGGGCGATGTGGGCCGGGGCCGCCGCGTTTTCTTCGGCGAGAAGGCCGCCTGCTACACCTGCCACGCCATTGGGGATGAAGGCGGTCACCTCGGTCCCGATCTGACGACTGTCGGCGTGGTCCGCACCTCCCACGATATCCTGGAGTCGGTGCTCTTCCCCAATGCGAGCCTGGTGCAGGACTATGAAACCTACACCGTAGAGACGGACTGGCAGACCTATGACGGCATCATCGCCCGTCAGGATAACGACGCCATCACGCTGAAAACGGGCGTGGGCGAGGAAGTGCGCATCAATCGCAGCGATATTACATCGATGACGCCGTCTCCGATCTCGAAAATGCCCGAGGGCCTGGATCTGGCCATCTCGCGGGAGGAGCTGATCGATCTGATTACCTTCCTGAAATCGCTGAACAACGACGACTGGCTCATACCGGTGGCGCGGAACTGA
- the pbpC gene encoding penicillin-binding protein 1C: MKFSLRPILKPKRLLAAAVAVVLAAVLGGWLGWYLLPPLDPAPYTRTVSSGQILDRHGERLLVSLSGDETWSLPRAYGELSPFLLQATQSAEDQRFWRHRGVDPVAVLRAVVQNVTEVGVASGASTLTMQVVKLGGHDSRSISGKVGQAIGALRLEKSLAKEEILSAYLSRAPYGMNLVGVEAASWRYFGKSAQTLNLPEAALLAGLPKAPSRLNPLEHPERAKLRRDYVLRRMHDDGFIDVEKRDWALATPVSAEWHDFPRLAPHLAVPLSAELDRGESIRLTLDATLQSRLERDLPHHLKQFNGTITNGALLVADVQTGNILARVGSANFENTPGGGHVDACRSPRSPGSTLKPFLYGWAMAQQQLYPSEVLLDDVADYGGYNPGNFDGSFNGVVTATEALRYSLNVPAVALLGRVGVPGFLGYLQGAGLGTITRDADDYGLGLAIGNCEVRLEELARLYLSLASLGEQNVLRWREGAAAANGGPVFSPAVCRMLYDMLAQPFPSEVAPGLTRTSGNLNPVCWKTGTSTGYHDAWTFAFNRHYLVAVWLGNNSGQESRQLIGARAALPLAENVFRSLPPKSTPAWPGADPSDVSIDVCTRSGLPAAEHCPETASVVLPASIWLHRRCTLHPASQAGITVAAAQPADATRWDLSALSAAKANLADLEARSLAIAVPAQSAEYVLSGVAGGDQLRLTSSLGETVALHWYMDDQYLGQSGPDSPVYWQLSLGEHRATCVSLDGATSTVRFSVVRPSGGVPIR, encoded by the coding sequence ATGAAATTCTCCCTGCGACCCATCCTTAAGCCCAAACGCCTGCTGGCCGCCGCTGTAGCTGTCGTGCTTGCCGCCGTGCTCGGTGGATGGCTGGGCTGGTATCTCCTGCCGCCGCTGGATCCCGCACCGTACACGCGTACGGTGTCGTCCGGGCAGATTCTGGACCGCCATGGAGAGCGTCTCCTGGTTTCCTTGAGCGGTGACGAGACGTGGTCGCTGCCGCGGGCCTATGGCGAGTTGAGCCCCTTTCTGCTTCAGGCGACGCAGTCGGCGGAGGATCAGCGTTTCTGGCGGCACCGGGGTGTGGACCCGGTGGCGGTGTTGCGGGCGGTGGTGCAGAATGTGACGGAGGTGGGGGTGGCGTCCGGCGCGTCGACATTGACCATGCAGGTGGTGAAGCTGGGCGGGCACGACAGCCGATCGATATCCGGTAAGGTCGGTCAGGCTATCGGCGCGCTGCGGCTGGAGAAGTCGCTCGCCAAGGAAGAGATCCTCAGCGCCTACCTGAGTCGCGCGCCCTACGGGATGAATCTCGTTGGGGTCGAGGCCGCTTCCTGGCGCTATTTCGGGAAGTCGGCCCAGACGCTGAACCTGCCCGAGGCCGCGTTGCTCGCGGGCCTGCCCAAAGCGCCAAGTCGCTTGAACCCATTGGAGCACCCGGAGCGGGCGAAGCTGCGGCGGGACTACGTCCTCCGGCGCATGCATGATGATGGTTTTATTGACGTGGAAAAACGCGACTGGGCCCTCGCCACGCCCGTCAGCGCCGAGTGGCACGACTTCCCGCGCCTGGCGCCCCACCTGGCCGTGCCTTTGTCGGCGGAGCTTGACCGGGGCGAATCTATTCGACTCACGCTGGACGCCACCTTGCAGTCGCGGCTCGAAAGGGATCTGCCCCACCACCTGAAGCAGTTCAACGGCACCATCACCAATGGCGCCCTGCTGGTGGCGGATGTGCAGACGGGCAACATCCTGGCGCGGGTGGGCTCGGCAAACTTTGAGAACACGCCGGGCGGGGGGCACGTGGACGCGTGCCGTTCGCCGCGGTCGCCAGGCTCGACGCTGAAGCCCTTCCTCTATGGCTGGGCCATGGCGCAACAGCAGCTCTATCCGAGCGAGGTGCTGCTCGACGATGTGGCGGACTATGGCGGGTATAATCCGGGCAATTTCGACGGTTCTTTCAATGGCGTGGTGACGGCGACGGAGGCCCTGCGCTATTCATTGAACGTGCCGGCGGTGGCGCTGCTTGGGCGCGTGGGCGTGCCGGGCTTTCTCGGCTACCTTCAAGGGGCGGGCCTGGGCACGATCACCCGTGACGCCGACGACTACGGCCTTGGCCTGGCCATCGGCAATTGCGAGGTGCGCCTGGAAGAGCTCGCCCGGCTGTATCTGTCGCTGGCCAGTCTGGGTGAGCAAAATGTGTTGCGGTGGCGCGAAGGCGCAGCGGCGGCCAACGGCGGACCGGTCTTTTCTCCAGCGGTTTGCCGCATGCTCTACGACATGCTGGCCCAGCCCTTCCCGAGCGAGGTGGCGCCCGGGCTGACGCGCACCAGCGGCAACCTCAACCCCGTGTGCTGGAAGACGGGCACCTCCACGGGCTACCACGATGCCTGGACCTTCGCCTTTAACCGTCACTATCTCGTGGCGGTATGGCTCGGGAACAATTCGGGGCAGGAGTCGCGTCAGCTTATCGGCGCACGGGCCGCATTGCCCCTGGCCGAGAATGTCTTTCGCAGTCTGCCGCCAAAATCCACGCCCGCATGGCCCGGGGCTGACCCCTCCGATGTTTCCATTGACGTATGCACGCGGTCGGGTTTGCCAGCGGCGGAGCATTGTCCCGAGACGGCGAGCGTGGTGCTGCCCGCATCAATCTGGCTGCACCGGCGCTGCACGCTTCACCCTGCGTCGCAGGCCGGCATCACCGTGGCGGCCGCCCAACCCGCCGACGCGACCCGCTGGGATCTCTCGGCGTTGTCGGCGGCGAAGGCCAATCTTGCCGACCTCGAAGCGCGGAGTCTCGCCATTGCCGTCCCGGCGCAAAGTGCCGAGTATGTGCTCAGCGGCGTGGCCGGGGGGGACCAACTGCGACTTACATCTTCACTCGGCGAGACGGTGGCACTCCACTGGTATATGGACGATCAGTATCTGGGCCAATCGGGGCCGGACAGTCCGGTTTACTGGCAACTATCCCTGGGCGAGCATCGCGCGACCTGCGTGTCGCTGGATGGCGCGACGAGTACTGTGCGCTTTTCCGTGGTGCGTCCGTCGGGCGGCGTGCCTATTCGGTGA
- a CDS encoding DUF1080 domain-containing protein: protein MHCTSMFRAGLLAGLALTGSLARAEVRQVTEPIALFNGKDLTGFYTYLRDHGANNDPNKVFTVHDGMIHISGQDYGCITSHDSFDRYKIVMEFKWGQKTWGDREKATRDSGLLVHSVGEDGGYSGIWKHSIEVQLIEGGTGDFIVVGDGTDTYNLTANVAEEKQGSSHVFKEKGKPVTVNSGRINWWGRSPDWTDTLGFRGEHDVEKPVGEWNTLEVTVDGGKIDTFLNGIRVNASIDANPKSGQIQIQSEGAELFVRKVDLLPLEDVGKQSRNAASPERVAAVANGAKEVANVGWWGFNEPDSTAAIQGAIDSGAKKVIVPFVGKPWIVSPLTLRSDLELFLEPGVLLLAKRGEFQGGGDSLLSANDAENLIIRGYGATLRMWKKDYQNPPYTRAEWRMGIRLMGCKNVLIEGVRVESSGGDGIYVDGGGDRRWGEDITIRNVVCDDHHRQGISIISAQNLLIENSTFSNTGGTPPEAGIDFEPDSADQRFVNCMVRNCTFENNAGHQILVYLNPMDITSEKVSIRFENCVSRMGKPGMTLADFKDMDQRGWAGMSVGTCNDNGPQGTIEFVDCTTENTGKEGAKVYDVSANSVDVRFIRCTWANPWVSAFREYGGPRVPVLIYARRPSLVGRNGGVYFEDCEVYDWAQRPAVQFYEDQSNNGFYDISGQITVHSSHGAIKAFGDKLENVTLKVVSGN from the coding sequence ATGCATTGCACTTCCATGTTTCGGGCCGGTCTGCTCGCTGGACTGGCCCTGACCGGCTCGCTGGCGCGGGCGGAGGTCCGGCAGGTGACCGAACCCATTGCCCTGTTTAACGGCAAGGACCTGACCGGTTTCTACACCTACCTGCGCGATCACGGCGCGAACAACGATCCGAACAAGGTGTTTACGGTGCACGACGGGATGATCCACATCTCCGGGCAGGACTACGGCTGCATCACCAGCCACGATTCCTTCGACCGCTACAAGATCGTCATGGAATTCAAGTGGGGCCAGAAGACCTGGGGGGATCGGGAGAAGGCCACGCGGGACAGCGGGCTGCTCGTGCACTCCGTGGGCGAGGATGGCGGTTACAGCGGCATCTGGAAACACTCCATCGAGGTGCAGTTGATCGAGGGGGGCACGGGCGACTTTATTGTCGTGGGCGATGGCACCGACACCTACAACCTGACGGCCAACGTGGCGGAGGAGAAGCAGGGCAGCAGCCATGTCTTCAAAGAAAAGGGCAAGCCGGTCACGGTAAACAGCGGACGCATCAACTGGTGGGGACGCTCGCCCGATTGGACAGATACCCTCGGCTTTCGCGGCGAGCATGACGTGGAAAAGCCCGTGGGCGAATGGAACACGCTGGAAGTGACGGTGGACGGCGGGAAGATCGACACCTTCCTCAATGGCATTCGGGTGAACGCTTCCATCGATGCGAATCCGAAGAGCGGCCAGATTCAAATTCAATCGGAAGGCGCGGAACTTTTCGTGCGCAAGGTGGACCTGCTGCCACTGGAGGACGTGGGCAAGCAATCGCGCAATGCCGCGAGCCCCGAGCGGGTTGCCGCCGTCGCCAATGGCGCGAAGGAGGTAGCCAACGTCGGCTGGTGGGGTTTTAATGAACCGGACTCGACCGCGGCCATCCAGGGCGCGATCGATTCCGGGGCAAAAAAAGTGATCGTGCCCTTCGTGGGTAAACCCTGGATTGTCAGTCCCCTCACGCTGCGCAGCGACCTCGAGCTCTTTCTGGAGCCCGGGGTGCTGCTGCTGGCGAAGCGGGGCGAGTTTCAGGGGGGAGGCGACTCCCTCCTGTCGGCCAATGACGCCGAGAATCTAATCATCCGCGGCTACGGCGCGACCCTGCGCATGTGGAAGAAGGACTACCAGAATCCGCCCTACACCAGGGCCGAATGGCGCATGGGCATCCGCCTCATGGGCTGCAAGAATGTGCTGATTGAGGGCGTGCGCGTGGAGTCCTCCGGGGGCGACGGAATCTACGTGGACGGCGGCGGCGACCGGCGCTGGGGCGAGGACATCACCATTCGCAATGTGGTCTGCGATGATCATCACCGCCAGGGCATCAGCATCATCAGCGCGCAGAATCTGCTGATCGAGAATAGCACCTTCTCCAATACCGGCGGAACGCCTCCGGAAGCGGGCATCGACTTCGAGCCCGACAGCGCGGACCAGCGCTTCGTCAACTGTATGGTGCGCAATTGCACCTTTGAGAACAACGCCGGACACCAGATTCTCGTCTATCTCAACCCCATGGACATCACCAGCGAGAAGGTGAGCATTCGCTTCGAAAATTGCGTGTCCCGCATGGGCAAACCGGGCATGACCCTGGCCGATTTCAAGGACATGGATCAAAGGGGTTGGGCCGGCATGTCCGTGGGCACCTGCAATGACAACGGGCCACAAGGAACCATTGAGTTTGTGGATTGCACCACGGAAAACACCGGCAAAGAAGGCGCCAAAGTGTACGACGTATCCGCCAACAGCGTGGATGTGCGCTTCATCCGCTGCACCTGGGCGAATCCGTGGGTGTCGGCCTTCCGAGAATATGGCGGGCCCCGCGTGCCCGTGTTGATCTACGCGCGCCGCCCCAGCCTCGTCGGGCGCAATGGCGGCGTGTATTTCGAAGACTGCGAAGTGTACGATTGGGCACAGCGCCCGGCGGTGCAGTTTTACGAAGATCAAAGCAACAACGGATTCTACGACATCAGTGGACAGATCACGGTGCACAGTTCCCACGGCGCAATTAAGGCCTTTGGGGATAAGCTGGAGAATGTGACGCTGAAAGTGGTGTCGGGCAATTAA
- a CDS encoding transposase, with product MPRTARIVIPGAAHHITQRGNDRQSVFFDDEDHRKYLELLRLFGEEFSLRVIAYCLMKNHVHVVAVPGFESSLADTIGRTHQQYTAYFQEKYSRSGHLWQSRFFSCPMDESHAMNALAYVELNPVRAGIEVEPWLYPWSSAQAHAGLRGDRLLDLTRWFGQFTVEGWVETLGGKREDTDLVRDIRRHTQRGKPWGSDPSFLKKARKCGA from the coding sequence ATGCCCAGAACAGCACGAATTGTTATTCCCGGGGCGGCGCATCACATAACGCAGCGGGGCAACGACCGGCAATCGGTCTTCTTCGATGACGAGGATCATCGAAAATATCTCGAGTTGCTGCGGCTCTTCGGCGAAGAATTCTCCCTTCGGGTGATCGCCTACTGCCTCATGAAGAATCACGTGCACGTGGTGGCGGTACCCGGTTTCGAATCATCCCTTGCCGACACCATCGGTCGAACGCACCAGCAATATACCGCCTATTTTCAGGAAAAGTATTCACGCAGTGGGCACTTGTGGCAGAGCCGGTTTTTCTCGTGTCCGATGGACGAATCGCATGCGATGAATGCGCTGGCCTACGTAGAACTCAACCCAGTTCGCGCGGGAATTGAGGTCGAGCCCTGGTTGTATCCATGGTCCAGTGCGCAAGCCCATGCAGGTTTGCGGGGCGATCGACTTCTCGATCTAACGCGGTGGTTTGGCCAGTTTACAGTGGAGGGATGGGTCGAGACATTGGGCGGGAAGCGAGAGGACACGGACCTCGTGCGGGATATTCGCCGACACACCCAGCGTGGCAAGCCCTGGGGTTCCGATCCAAGCTTCCTCAAAAAAGCGAGGAAGTGCGGCGCGTAG
- a CDS encoding NAD(P)/FAD-dependent oxidoreductase: MRVGIIGAGISGLSTALALAKAGHEVDIYQRENELGGLIATFDFGGFDIEHFYHFLCTSDIGYFRLCQELEIADQLRFEETTTGFYYNGTSYSFCTPLDLITFPGISFRDRIRLGLFALDARKRKDWRALDAVAAKPWLIEQLGENTYNVIWKPLLEMKFGAFHDQVSAAWIWHRVHRVAKSRGKLGYLKGGTKLLLDTLHARLNELGVRIHPGQPVKRILAKEGRVTGLSFDGHEAVDCDRVVSTVPLSVLAKLLPAGWEEYAAELSRIDYIGVVCACFKLRRRVSPHFWYNVHDPRIPFNGIIEYTNLNPMPEHDHSIVYVPYYVATSHPTFVMPDEAVVEQSWSALKLMNPALVDEDLVDSHVARTPFAQAVCPTNFLNLLPDHLSPLQGLRLLDSTFLYPEDRTQAGHIRLANECALHIEA, from the coding sequence ATGCGCGTAGGCATTATAGGCGCCGGGATTTCCGGTTTGAGCACGGCTCTGGCCCTGGCAAAGGCCGGCCACGAGGTGGACATCTATCAGCGCGAGAACGAGCTCGGCGGGCTTATCGCCACCTTCGACTTCGGCGGCTTTGATATCGAGCACTTCTACCACTTTCTCTGCACCTCCGATATTGGCTATTTCCGGCTCTGCCAGGAGCTTGAAATTGCAGATCAGTTGCGCTTTGAGGAGACCACCACGGGCTTCTACTACAACGGCACCTCCTACAGCTTCTGCACGCCGCTTGATCTCATTACCTTTCCCGGAATCTCCTTTCGCGACCGTATTCGCCTGGGACTTTTCGCGCTGGATGCGCGCAAGCGCAAGGACTGGCGCGCGCTCGATGCCGTGGCCGCGAAACCCTGGCTGATTGAACAACTGGGCGAAAATACCTACAACGTCATCTGGAAGCCCCTGCTGGAGATGAAATTCGGTGCCTTCCACGATCAGGTGTCGGCGGCGTGGATCTGGCACCGTGTTCACCGCGTGGCGAAATCGCGGGGCAAGCTGGGCTACCTGAAAGGCGGCACGAAGCTGCTGCTGGACACGCTCCACGCGCGCTTGAACGAGCTCGGCGTGCGTATCCACCCGGGCCAGCCGGTGAAGCGGATCCTGGCGAAGGAGGGCCGAGTCACGGGCCTCTCCTTCGACGGTCACGAGGCTGTGGACTGTGATCGCGTCGTTTCCACCGTGCCCCTTTCGGTGCTGGCGAAGCTGCTGCCCGCGGGCTGGGAAGAATATGCGGCCGAACTATCGCGCATCGACTACATCGGTGTGGTCTGCGCCTGTTTCAAACTGCGGCGTCGGGTTTCGCCCCATTTCTGGTACAACGTGCACGATCCCCGAATCCCCTTCAACGGGATTATCGAATACACCAACTTGAATCCGATGCCGGAGCACGACCACAGCATCGTCTATGTGCCCTACTACGTGGCCACCAGCCACCCCACCTTTGTAATGCCGGACGAGGCCGTGGTCGAGCAGTCGTGGTCGGCCTTGAAGCTCATGAATCCCGCCCTGGTCGATGAAGATCTCGTGGACAGCCATGTGGCCCGAACGCCCTTTGCCCAGGCGGTCTGTCCCACGAACTTCTTGAATCTGCTTCCCGACCACCTGTCGCCGCTCCAGGGGCTTCGCCTGTTGGATTCCACATTTCTTTACCCCGAAGATCGCACGCAGGCGGGACATATTCGCCTGGCCAACGAGTGCGCACTCCACATCGAGGCTTGA
- a CDS encoding class I SAM-dependent methyltransferase — MRAHYATLAKTYDDKANRACKRYYEQLIARSLGGCRRVLEIGAGSSPSLEVLSSSFGVACDLSLPMLATRRAAPERPRVVANGQQLPFRDGVFDGVFCVNVLEHAPEPAMLVAEAARVLSPGGRFLAITPNGDAERLLDLLERLKLKLPEGPHQFVTFGGLAALAGDDFTLVEHRKCLAFPAGPEALVRWVDNLGGEPGWGLFQYAVMRKR, encoded by the coding sequence GTGCGCGCACATTACGCGACGTTGGCCAAAACCTACGACGATAAGGCCAATCGCGCCTGCAAACGCTATTATGAACAATTGATCGCCCGCAGCCTCGGCGGATGCCGCCGCGTACTCGAAATTGGCGCCGGGTCGAGTCCCTCGTTGGAGGTGTTGTCGTCATCGTTCGGAGTCGCGTGTGACCTTTCCCTGCCCATGCTGGCGACGCGTCGTGCCGCTCCTGAGCGGCCCCGGGTCGTGGCCAATGGCCAGCAGCTTCCCTTTCGCGATGGTGTGTTCGACGGCGTCTTCTGCGTGAACGTGCTGGAGCACGCGCCCGAACCCGCGATGCTCGTGGCGGAGGCCGCGCGGGTGCTGTCTCCCGGCGGACGGTTTCTCGCCATCACGCCCAACGGCGACGCCGAACGACTCCTCGATCTGCTGGAGCGCTTGAAACTGAAGTTACCTGAAGGCCCCCACCAATTTGTGACCTTCGGAGGTCTCGCCGCACTCGCGGGGGACGACTTCACGCTGGTGGAGCACCGCAAATGCCTCGCCTTTCCCGCCGGCCCCGAAGCGCTGGTGCGCTGGGTGGACAACCTCGGCGGCGAGCCCGGCTGGGGGCTTTTTCAGTATGCGGTGATGCGAAAGCGCTGA